TTCAAATTGACATGGAGAACGAGATTTGAGGGAAAAGTCCTAGTTGTTAAAAGGTTGCGGAGCTGTCTGGGTTGTTCTCCAGTCGTTGCCTTAGAAATCGGGTGGCAGTACGGTGTTTGTCTCGTTTGCATTCTGACAGCCCATGGGCGAGTCACTCTAGATCTTTACAGAATAacatgagaaaaaaaattctggCTAACAAAAATATTATTTGAGTCTCATCCTGTCTCCTGGAAAACATACGAACATTCGTTAAAAGGGAGACCAAGGAGCTAGAATCCGAGTACAGATGGAAACGAAGCAGCAACTAGGACCATTAAGAACTAAGCCCCAATATCCAATCCAATTGTTTATCTATTGGACATCGAGGCTACCACTAACATCTCAATCCATTCTTATTGACCTGTTAGCACGTGCTCTGACAGGCATCCATCTTGTTATTCGAACCCGAGCTGCTGGTCCATCAGATCCCGAATCATCTCCTCAAATGACCAACATTGAATCCCTAGCTCGGTCTCCGCCTTAGTCACATCAACTGGGAACGAGACACCCTGGAAATCCTCGGAAATCAATGCTCCAGAGTCCGGATAGAGTCTGTGCACAATGCGTGCAATCTCAAGGCCCGTTGGCTTCGGTCCGGCCAGTAGATACTTCGAGCCATCCACGATCTTAGAATCAAGTGCATTGATGTGCGCTTCAGCCATATCTTGAACATGCACTCCTACAATGTTTCTGCTAGGATCGCCCTTCCTGACCATGACCCACAGACCAGTGTTAGACCCCGCGTTGATCTCGTTTGCAGAATTCTGAACAAGATTGCGCCCTCTATACAAACGCGGGATGCAATAATTGCATATTGTGGCTTGGCTGTTGCACGGAACTCCTAAGTCGCGTTATCTGCACGAAGTTTGGAGGCATGCATTGGTGTTGCAGACGGGGTTTAAGTGTCCTCAAAATCTCCATTTTCATCAACCGAAAAGACCCAAATGTTGTCCTCTAGGGTACATTGTCAATACAGTTCTTTCTCGAGGATCACAAAGTGGGTTATAAGATACCTCTCACAATACCACCAGTAGGAATGCCAGACATTGGAATCAAGGCCGCAATGGACGAGGCAACGACGACTTTCTTGATGGTTGGTACCTTCGCTGCTGCTTTCAGCAAGGCAGTGGCTCCTTTCACAGCCGGGGGAAAGTAAGTTTGTTTATCTTTTCCATGTGGAAGAGGGGATGCGAGATGAAGAACAAAGTCCACATCGTTCAATTTGCAGTCGAAGGCCACTTCGTCCATGAGGTCTGGAATAGCGACAATTCAATTTGGTCATTATAATTTGACAGCAGAATTTGCCACTCAGATTGCATGCGAAGACAAAAATAACAATCAATACCCCCCATCTAGACAGCAGCCAGTGCAGTGGCACTTCCAACGATTCGACTAGCATACGACCCGAGCAATTGTTAGTGTTACTCTTGTGAAGTTCGGAAAGCCGTATGATGGAGTAGTTATGGTGATCAATGAAATCAGAGGCCGAGCCTGATGGAATAATCAAAAAACTAAGTGTCACAAGCGGACCCATTGTTCTATTCGAGACTTTTCTATTACACTATCTCTCCGACACACTAATACTGTGAGACCGAGAAAAAAAGCCGATCATGCATATAGATGATGATATGACAGTATTTGATATCAGTAATCTGCGAGGTTTATTTCGTGCTTAGTGATCTTCGGCGCGGTATAAGAATGAAAAGGATCCCAACAAATGTGTAATAGAACAAACCACATCTTCAATCAGAATTCATCCTGAACACATCTTACCAAAAACGACTTCCTTCAAAATGCCTTCCTGGTACATCAAACACAGTCCAAACACCCTCGCGGCTCCTGAAAAAGAACAGCTCGCGAAGTCAATCACCAGGTTGTAGGTCTCCTATGGTCTACCTGCATTCTACGTTCCAAGTCCATTCCATCGAGGACATTCCCGGCACTGCATTTGTTGGCGGCGAACCTCACCCTAACTTTGTGAGCTTGAAAATTTATCACATAGCTCGAGCATTCAAGATCGATGAAGCCAAGCGTAACTTCATGGCTGCTGTTGACGAGATTTTCAATCCAATATTTGAGTTGAAGGAAATGGAATGGGAGTATTTCATTGCGGAATCGTCGAGAGATTTGTGGAAAAATAAATGGTCTGGTACCACCACAGCCTGAATCcgagggagagaagaaatggGCTGAACCGAACAAGGCTGTTAAGCTCTAATGTCGCATGGAGGTACCGAAAGCACGAATTGAGAATAGAGATTCTGCAGTGTCTAGATACCTCAAGATTATCTGACATGCTATGCATATTTCGGAGATCTATTAGTTTATTGACTGTCATTTTTCAACAATTCCGATGGCTGTAACTCTACTGACTCTTGCTTGCCACTGCATGCGATGCTTTCACCACGGCACAACCCTGATCTTACCGACAAAACCAGGGCTAACAGGAGC
The nucleotide sequence above comes from Penicillium digitatum chromosome 1, complete sequence. Encoded proteins:
- a CDS encoding NAD-dependent epimerase/dehydratase — encoded protein: MDEVAFDCKLNDVDFVLHLASPLPHGKDKQTYFPPAVKGATALLKAAAKVPTIKKVVVASSIAALIPMSGIPTGGIVREDNIWVFSVDENGDFEDT
- a CDS encoding Reductase, putative; protein product: MVRKGDPSRNIVGVHVQDMAEAHINALDSKIVDGSKYLLAGPKPTGLEIARIVHRLYPDSGALISEDFQGVSFPVDVTKAETELGIQCWSFEEMIRDLMDQQLGFE